Proteins found in one Chaetodon auriga isolate fChaAug3 chromosome 12, fChaAug3.hap1, whole genome shotgun sequence genomic segment:
- the angptl4 gene encoding angiopoietin-related protein 4 has product MKTTLTTATLSLVVLMATGFPFDRKGGSPSGSGAKEKRVQYAAWDDVNVIAHGLLQLGQGLKEHVDKTKVQMRDISSKLKVFNRTVTELGKESQRLRVEGEALKARAQGLEDREGQLLNVTAELREKAEEMQQERRTMSERVNRLEERVDSMLQGDAVLPDADAGAKNNSDARNIQLMLEAQNRRIDDLMERIRLQQEKLDKQNVRIRTLQSQVQQARQRPASPRSSNTDGSVQSGVAEQQDSPVEMASDCHELFLRGETTSGVYTIQPRNAEPFKVFCEMTADGGWTVIQRRQDGSVDFDQLWQAYEKGFGGLNGEFWLGLEKIHSIAKDGGYILNIKLSDWIGDLASIHLPFRLGGEETKYSLQIQKVGDFSTLESSLGTDATSGLPFSTRDQDNDQKNDTNCAKHLSGGWWFSNCGRSNLNGRYFQSPPPKHRHQRKQGIFWKTWRGRYYPLKYSMMMIAPAAIQSKS; this is encoded by the exons ATGAAGACAACACTGACAACTGCGACTCTCTCCCTTGTTGTGCTCATGGCCACAGGTTTCCCTTTCGATAGGAAAGGGGGCTCACCCTCCGGCAGCGGTGCCAAGGAGAAGCGTGTACAGTATGCAGCATGGGATGATGTAAATGTCATTGCCCAtggcctgctgcagctgggacAGGGGCTCAAGGAGCATGTGGACAAAACCAAAGTCCAGATGAGGGACATCTCCAGCAAGCTGAAGGTCTTTAATCGCACTGTGACTGAGCTGGGGAAGGAAAGCCAGAGGCTGCGAGTGGAGGGCGAGGCCCTGAAGGCTCGTGCCCAGgggctggaggacagagagggccAACTCCTGAATGTCACAGCCGAGCTGAGGGAGAAGGCGGAGGAGatgcagcaggagaggaggacgaTGAGCGAGAGGGTGAACCGGCTGGAGGAGCGGGTGGACAGCATGCTGCAGGGAGACGCGGTGCTGCCTGACGCGGACGCTGGTgccaaaaacaacagtgatgCTCGCAACATCCAG CTGATGCTGGAGGCGCAGAACAGACGCATTGATGATCTGATGGAGCGGATCAGACTCCAGCAGGAGAAGCTGGACAAGCAGAATGTGCGCATCAGGACGCTCCAAAGTCAG GTCCAACAGGCACGACAGAGACCTGCATCCCCGCGGAGCAGCAACACTGACGGCTCCGTGCAAAGTGGCGTCGCGGAGCAACAGGACTCACCAGTCG aGATGGCATCAGACTGTCATGAGCTGTTCCTGAGAGGGGAGACCACCAGTGGAGTCTACACCATCCAGCCAAGGAATGCAGAGCCCTTTAAAGTCTTCTGTGAGATGACAGCTG aTGGTGGGTGGACGGTGATCCAAAGGCGCCAAGATGGCTCAGTGGACTTTGACCAGCTATGGCAGGCCTATGAGAAAGGCTTTGGCGGCTTGAATG GAGAGTTCTGGTTGGGTCTAGAAAAGATCCACTCCATTGCTAAGGACGGTGGCTACATCCTCAACATCAAGCTCTCTGACTGGATTGGTGACTTAGCGTCAATCCATCTCCCCTTCCGTCTGGGTGGAGAGGAAACCAAGTACTCGCTCCAGATTCAGAAGGTCGGTGATTTCAGCACCTTGGAGAGTTCCCTGGGGACCGATGCCACCTCCGGCCTGCCTTTTTCCACCCGTGACCAAGACAATGACCAGAAAAACGACACCAACTGTGCCAAGCACCTGTCTG GCGGCTGGTGGTTCAGCAACTGCGGTCGCTCCAACCTAAACGGCAGATACTTCCAGAGTCCTCCTCCCAAGCACCGGCACCAGAGGAAGCAGGGCATCTTCTGGAAGACCTGGAGGGGCCGTTACTACCCTCTGAAGTACAGCATGATGATGATCGCCCCTGCTGCCATCCAAAGCAAGTCATAA